GGGCAGGGTGTTGAAGTATATGCAAAAGCACTCACGCTAAACGAAATGACAATAGAGCAGCTAGATTCGACTAGTGCAGCTGTATTCAACCAAGGTGCTACTATCATGCCAACATTAGTCGATGTAGCAGGTAAAGTAGCATTGGGTCAAAGTGTACCGCAAGATACGTTATCGACCATTACGGGTGTGGCCAATTCGTTTAATGAAGTAACGGTACAAGAACCTATTGTTCAAACGGTTACGCAGATTATTCTTCAATCTAGTGGGGCATTACAAAACTATGCACAAACGAATAATATGAGTCAGGCAAATGCAATTCAGGATGCTTTGCTCTCTTATATTAAATTAAATATAGAAAAATAATATAAAAACTAGCATGTATTTTTGTCTATTTTCCGGGAAATGTAGCGAAAAAGAGAAAGGCTGTCGACAAAAGATTAAAAATTCGACAGTTTTTCTTTTTTTATTTTTATTGACCAACTATTAAGAAACTTTAAGATCACTTTGCTTTTGGTTTATACATTTTGGTAATATATAGGTAGATTTCCTTTTCTAATCCAATCTAATAGGTGATAGTTATGAATCCACTCATTTTAGCTTCAGGATCTCCAAGACGTAGTGAATTATTGAAACAGATGGATGTTTCATTTCAAGTCCACAAAAGTGGTGCTGACGAAAGTCTCCCTCCGAACATACGGCCACAAGATGCTGTTACAGAACTATCCTCACGAAAGGCACTAGAAGTTGCATCGCAATATCCCAATCACTTTGTATTAGGTGCCGATACAGTTGTTTCCATTCAAAATGAAATACTTGGCAAGCCAGAAACTGAAGAAGAAGCTTTTACCATGTTAAAAAAACTGTCTGATACAACGCACCAGGTATTCACCGGTGTTACTCTTGTCGTAAATGGACAAGCTCATTCCTTTTATGAAGGAACCGATGTAACCTTTTGGACGTTATCAGATGAAGAAATCAAACAATATATTAAAACGGGGGAACCTTTCGATAAGGCTGGTGGATACGGCATTCAAGGGAAAGGAGCTTATTTCGTCAAAGAAATAAAAGGTGATTTCTACACGGTAATGGGTCTCCCTATCGCGAAAACCATCCGTCAGTTAAAACAATTTGGCTTCCCCGTATAATGAAGGAGGAAGTTATGTGAAGGAATCCCTCATCATGGTCCGGGATGTTCCGCAAGAGGAGCGTCCCAGAGAACGATTTATGAATGAAGGACCCACTAGTTTATCAAACCAAGATTTGTTGGCGTTAATTTTACGAACGGGTTCTCATCAGGAGTCAGTTATGGAATTGTCACAAAAGTTGGTTGTTAAATTTGAAGGTTTACGAATGTTAAAGGATGCTAGTCTTGAAGAATTAACCAGTATAAAAGGAATTGGAACAGCAAAGGCTATACAATTGTTGGCTACCTTTGAATTAGCAAGAAGAGTCGCAAGCCTGAAAGATACAGACCGATATACCATCCGCTCTCCTGAGGATGGGGCAAATTATGTTATGAGTGAAATGAGATTCCTCTCTCAAGAGCATTTCGTTTGTATTTACCTCAATACTAAGAACCAAGTACTTCATAAGCAAACCATTTTTATAGGGAGTCTTAATGCATCTATTGTTCACCCAAGAGAAGTATTTAAAGAAGCTTTCAGACGGTCAGCAGCCTCCATCATTTGCTTTCATAATCATCCATCAGGAGATCCAGCCCCTTCACGAGAAGATATAGAAGTTACCAAGCGTCTAGCCGAATGTGGAAAGATAATTGGTATCGAAGTTTTGGATCACTTGATTATAGGTGAAAATCGTTACGTAAGTTTAAAGGAAAAAGGATATTTATAACACTAGGATTTTAGTTCTGATTGAGCTATAATTAAGTTTATGATTTTTATGTGGTACTTCGAAAAAATGTAGGATAAACCAAAGCGTTTTCTACACAATAGTATGGGGAAAAATCGTTGATGACTCCTATGTTTCAAGGAATTCTGTCTTAATTGGATTCGGGTTAGAAAGGGAGATTTACATATGTTTGGAACAAGAGATTTAGGAATTGATTTAGGAACTGCAAACACACTGGTTTATATTAAAGGTAAGGGCATTGTGCTTAGAGAACCATCTGTCGTTGCTTTCCAAACGGATACAAAAAGTATTGTCGCTGTTGGTAATGACGCTAAAAATATGATTGGTCGTACACCAGGAAATGTGGTGGCACTTAGACCGATGAAGGATGGTGTCATCGCCGATTACGATACAACAGCAACAATGATGAAATATTACATTAAAAATGCTTTAAGAAGAGGCGCATTCGCTAGAAAACCATATGTAATGGTTTGTGTTCCATCTGGAATTACAGCCGTTGAAGAACGAGCTGTTGTTGATGCAACCAGACAAGCAGGTGCGAGAGACGCTTATACGATTGAGGAACCATTTGCAGCTGCAATTGGAGCAAACTTACCTGTATGGGAACCGACTGGAAGTATGGTTGTGGATATTGGCGGAGGTACTACCGAAGTTGCGATCATCTCATTAGGTGGTATTGTAACGAGTCAATCTATTCGCATTGCTGGTGATGAGATGGATGACGCCATCATTAGTTATATCCGCAAAACTTATAATTTGATGATTGGGGATCGTACAGCGGAGTCCATCAAAATGGAAATTGGTGCTGCTTGTGACCCTGAAGGCGTTGACAACATGGAGATTAGAGGTAGAGACCTTCTAACGGGCTTACCTAAAACGATCGAAATCACTCCAGAAGAAATTGCGAAAGCGTTACACGATACAGTAGAAGCTATCGTAGATGCTGTTAAAGTGACATTAGAAAAAACACCACCAGAACTAGCTGCTGATATTATGGATCGCGGTATTGTGCTAACAGGTGGTGGAGCTTTACTACGCAATATGGATAAAGTTATTAGTGAGGAAACAAATATGCCAGTTCTAATTGCTGAGAATCCACTTGATTGTGTAGCCATTGGAACAGGTAAAGCACTAGACCATATTCACTTATTTAAAAACAAAGCAAAATAGTTCATAAGTCCGGGATCTTACAATGAAAGTGAGATCCCCACTTTCCGTTTCGAAAATATTTTTACATAAAACCATCAATCCTTATAAATTGAAAGATAATAGAATGTACATGAGGTGTAAGTCATGCCACAATTTTTTCTCAACAAGCGGCTTATGTTTCTCCTTGTGAGTATCATTATTCTCGTGGCATTGATCGGCTTTTCTATTCGAGAAAGAGGTCAACTCACTTGGATGGAGCAATTTGTTAAAGACACTACAGGCTTTGTCCAGAATATTGTATCGAAACCCGCTGATGCAGTAGCTGATATTTATGGAAGTGTTCAAGATCTATTAAATACATACGAAGAAAATCGACTGCTTAAGAGTAAAATTCAAGATTATCACTTGTTAGATCAGAAAGTGAAAGACCTTACCCAAGAAAACGAAGACCTTCGAAAAGTTTTGGAAAAAGAAGAAAACCTTCGTGATTTTGATCCAATTCAGGCAACTGTTATTGGAAGAAATCCGGATCGTTGGCATGAAATCATTGAGTTAAATAAGGGCTCTGTAAACGGTATAGAGGATAATATGGCTGTCATTACTGGAGATGGCCTAATCGGAAAAATCAAGAGTACTTCTCAATTCACGTCGACCGTTCAATTACTAAGTTCAATGGATCCTACAAATCGTATATCGGCAATCGTTCAGGGGGAGGACGAAGAGATAAAAGGGATTATTGAAGGATTTGATAAAGATAAAAAGGTCCTACTATTAAAAGAGATACCTTATGATAAGGAAGTTGAAGAGGGAGCTGCCGTGGTGTCATCCGGCTTAGGTGGCGTATTTCCAAGTGACTTATTTATTGGTACGATTATTGAAGTTGTACCTGATAAATATGGACTTACGCAGACTGCCTATGTAGAACCAGCAGCAGATATGCACAGCATTAACCATGTAATCATTGTAAAGAGAAAAGCAACCGAACCAGTTCTTTCTTTTACAAATGAGGGGGATGAGGAGTAATGAAGAAACTCATCCTCCCTGCTAGTGTACTCTTCATTTTTTTACTTGAAGGTATGTATGTACAGTTTTTTGGTAGCTTTGATGCGGGACAAGAATGGATTTTTGTTCCCCGTTTCTTGTTTTGCACGCTTTTTTTTATTGTACTTTTTTACGACAGAACCCAAGGTTTCTTGTATGCACTCTGTTTCGGACTTCTATTTGATATCGTTTACACGGAAGTTTTAGGTGTATACCTTGCACTTTTTCCAGTACTTTGCTACGTATTAGACCGATTAATGAGGTTATTTCATCATCATTTGTTAATTATTATTGCTGTGACGCTCCTTGGAATAGTCGGATTGGAGTTTTCAGTTTACGCATTAAATTTACTTCTTCAAGTGACGGATATGGGCATGGAACAGTTTCTAGAAAAAAGATTAGTACCTACGCTCTATTTTAATGGAATCTTTTTAATTCTTTTTTCATTCCCATTAAGAAAATTCATCTTTTACTTACAAGCAAAGATTCTTGATGAGTAAGTGGATAAAATGAAGGCTATTTTTGAATGTTATTTCTTGCACATAAAGGTCAACTACAGTTGATTGGAGTGGAAGGTGCTTGAGTCCTCATAAAATGCTGCGCATTTTTCTCGTGCGAAGTACATGCTGCCGTAGCCTTTCATGTCCTGTGGGAGGAAGGGACAAGGGAGACCCCGCAGGAGCGATAGGGGAACGAAGGCTAAGAACGCCACGTCCTGTGGCAACGCCTTCGTAACCAACATCCTGTTGGCCAGAGGAGGCTCCCGGACCGCCCACTCTAGCTGCGCACCTGTAACGGAAATCAACGGCCATAGTTCATCGAGTCTACTCTTGGCTAAAGGCATAAAAGAATGCTAAAACAGCTATTTAAAAAGATTTTAATGTTAATTTTTTATTCTTTTTAGCGTGAAAAAAAGGAAAATACAGGCCTTTTGTTGAAATATACAATAGGTTAGAGGTGACAAACATATGAAAACGAAGCAGAATGTCATCATCAAAGGTACAAAAGACGGTCTTACTCTTCATTTAGACGATTCATGTTCGTTTTCTCAATTACTTGAAGAGCTAGAGATCAAGCTCTCTGGCCATTATGAAGGTCAGGAAGACAAACCTCTCGTTCAAGTACATATTCAAACAGGGCTCCGCTATTTGTCAGAGGATCAAAAGGAAGTATTGAGCGATCTTGTTAGACAAAAGAAAAACTTAGTGGTTGGTTCAATCCATAGCCAAGTCATAACGAGGGAAGAAGCCCAGAAGCTAAAAGAAGAGAATGAAATTGTTTCAGTAACTAGGGTCATTCGTTCTGGACAAGTCTTAAAAGTACCGGGAGACCTTCTCTTAATTGGTGATGTTAATCCAGGTGGAACCGTAATAGCAGGTGGAAACATTTTTGTTATGGGTGTCTTAAGAGGGATTGCTCATGCAGGTTTCGAAGGAAATAAGGAAGCTGTAGTAGTGGCATCTAAAATGACCCCATCTCAGCTGAGAATTGCAGATTCTTTTAATAGGGCACCCGATCAATACGATGAAAACGGTCATGATATGGAATGTGCCTATATAGATCAAGAAGGGCAGATTGTAATTGACCGATTACAATCACTTATTCATCTTCGCCCTCAATTAACTCGAATTTTGGAAGGAGGACGGTAACAGTGGGAGAAGCAATTGTCATAACGTCAGGAAAAGGTGGAGTAGGAAAGACGACTACCTCCGCAAACTTAGGAACAGCATTAGCCCTGCAAGGGAAGAAAGTATGTTTAGTAGATACAGATATTGGACTGCGTAATCTAGATGTTGTCATGGGGCTAGAGAACAGGATCATATATGACCTTGTAGATGTTGTAGAAGGTCGCTGCAAATTACATCAGGCATTAGTTAAAGACAAGCGTTTTAATGACTTACTTTACTTATTACCTGCTGCTCAAACCAGTGATAAAACTGCCGTCAACCCTGAACAAATGGAGGAATTGGTTGAGCGCTTGAAGCAAGATTATGATTATATCATTATTGACTGTCCAGCCGGAATCGAGCAAGGCTATAAAAATGCAGTGGCTGGCGCCGATCAAGCCATTGTTGTGACAACGCCAGAGATTTCTTCGGTTCGTGACGCAGATAGAGTAATAGGTTTACTTGAAAAAGAAGAAGGCATGGAGCGTCCAAAACTCGTCATTAACCGTATTAGAAGTCATATGATGAAAAATGGGGACATGCTAGATGTTGATGAAATTGCCACTCATTTGTCCATCGAACTACTAGGAATTGTCTTCGATGATGACCAAGTGATTAAAGCATCGAATGATGGAGAGCCGATTGTAATGAACCCAAATAGTCGTGCTTCCATTGCGTATCGAAATATTGCACGTAGAATTCTTGGAGAGTCCGTTCCTCTTCAACCATTGGATGCAAACGATAAAGGTATGTTTGCGAGATTGAAGAAGTTCTTTGGGGTTCGCGTCTAAGTAAAATAGAAAATGAAAGAAGTGGAGATAAAACGGTTCGTTTTATCTCCACTTCTTTTTTATTATACAATCCCCACAACAATCGATTCTATTTTTCTGGGACAGGTCATAGACTTGTACAAATGATTGAACCGGAAAGGTGGATCTAGATGAATCGCGCTGATGAAATTAGAAAGCGAATTGCGAAACGCAAAAAAGAAAGAGTCCATAGAGAGTCAAATGAAAAGCGCTCACTTCTTCTCCCAGAGATTGAGGAGCAACACGGATTTGAACGGATGATGTCCTATGAAACCGGACCTGAAAAAACACCTACATTATTCAGAAAAGAAGTCATCATTTTTAAAATTTTAGCTTCGGCGTGTTTATTTTTATTGACGGCTATTCTTTTCAAAAGTACGGGTAGTTCATTGGATTCTCTAAGAGTGTTTGTCGAGGATACATTTGAGAAGGACTTTCAGTTTGCAGCCGTTTCTGAATGGTATGAAGACCGATTTGGAGAGCCTTTAGCCTTTTTGCCAACGGATTCGACTGAGAACGAACCAAACATGATGGTGGAATATGCTGTACCAGCTTCAGGAAAAGTGACTCAATCTTTTACCATAAATGATCAAGGAGTAACGATAGAAACCGGAAAAGATGCACCAGTCAAGGCTGTCAAAGAAGGTGTTGTTGTTTTTGCAGGAAATAAAGATGATACGGGCCAAACTGTTATTATCCAGCACAGTGATGAAACCATCACTTGGTACGGTCACTTAAAAGATATATCGGTTTCTTATAATGATCGAGTATCAACAGGTAAAGAAGTAGGTGTGGTATCAGATAGCGACATTGGGAATAAGGGCGAATTTTATTTTGCTATCAAAAAAGGAAATGAATTTATTGACCCCATCCAGGTGATATCCTTTGAATAAATGGCTCCTTTTCTTTAAAAAAATACATATACATCCACTATTCTGGCTTGTTATGGGAATATCCATGATGACAGCTAGATTTACAGAAGTAATCGTACTATTTACGATTGTATTCCTACATGAATTAGGACATGGGCTTACGGCCCATTTTTTTTCATGGAGAATAAAAAAAATATCACTTCTTCCATTTGGTGGAGTAGCGGAAATGGACGAACATGGAAACCGACCGTTAAAAGAAGAACTGTTCGTAGTATTAGCGGGTCCCCTGCAACATGTTTGGATTCAGGCAGTATTATGGGGATTATATGATAACATGCTCATTCATCCGGACGACTATAAACTATGGGCAAGTTTTAATGCGACAATCCTTTTAATAAATCTATTGCCGGCGTGGCCATTAGATGGGGGAAAACTCTTATTTGTAGGACTCTCCTATTTCTGTACGTTCCGGAATGCTCACCTTTATACCCTTTATGTGACAGCAGTTATTTGTACGTTATCATTGATTACGATTCTATTGTGGAACCCATATCACCTAAATAGCTGGGTTATTTGGTTATTTCTTTTGTTTTCTCTCTGGAAGGAATGGAAGCAGAGACAATATGTGTTTATTCGGTTCCTACTTGAAAGGTATTACGGGAAGAAGAAGATTGAATACCGAAATGTACATTCCATTCAAGTCAATCCAGAAGTCCCGATACAAGATGTATTAGACTTATTTCATCGTGGGCGAAAGCATAATATTCGGGTTAATGGAAGTGATCAATCCACAACCCTAGATGAAAATGAATTACTACATGCCTTTTTTGCTGATAAGCTTTACAAAGGGAAGGTTGGAGACTTATTGTATATGTACTAGACTCGCTTCCTGAGGTGACGAAATTGAATGAAATCATTGTCAATATGACTACCTCCCAGCAACGATTTGCTTTATTAAAGAACGGAAAACTAGAGCACTTTTACATGGAACAACCTAACAATTATCTACCAGTCGGGACAATTTGTGTAGGGGTTGTGAAGGATGTTGTCGTTGGGATGAATGCAGCCTTTATCGAAATTGGTGAGGAAAAATTAGGGTTTCTTCATAAGGAGGATCTCCCTTCCTATCAATTATCTGGTTTCCCTTTAGAACAAAAGAAAAGTATGAGCATTTCAAAATTCTTACATAAAGGTGAGAAGGTTATCGTTCAGGTGAAAAAAGAACCGATTGGGGATAAAGGGGCAAGATTAACAGGGCTTGTTGAATGGCCAGGAACACATCTTATTTATTTACCCTACAGCCAGTATGTGGCAGTATCTAAAAAATTGGATTCATCCCTAGCAGAGAAATGGAGAGAGACGGCTAAGCAATGGTTGGATGGAAAAGAAGGTGTTCTAATTCGAACAAGTAGTGCTGAACAACCAGAAGAAACCGTTTATCAAGAGCTCCTCCAATTAAAGGAACTAAGTCAAAAGCATGTTAATCAGCTCCCTTTTACGAAAGCACCTAAAGTATTATTTGAGCCCAATCGAATGTTCAAGGAACTTGAAGCGTTTCTTCAACGTCTAGAAGGTGGCATCATTTGGGTTGATCAAATGGACGCGTATAAATATTTTCAATCTAACTTACCTCCATCAGTTGAGTGGCAGGTTCGCTTGTATCAAGGCACTGAGGGTATTTTTAATCACTATCGACTCGAAGTTGAAATTGAGAAGCTGTTATCAAAGCATGTATGGTTATCCAATGGAGCTAGTTTGACTATAGATGAAACAGAAGCACTTTGCTCCATAGATGTTAACACCGGGAAATTTATCGGAAAGAGCCATCAGCAACAAACCGTATTAAAAACGAATCAACTGGCCGCCGTAGAAGCGGCAAGACAAATCCGCTTACGTGACCTTGCTGGAATTATCGTGATTGATTTTATTGATTTGAAGTCAGAAGAACTAAGGGAAAGTGTAAGGCGAACCTTTATCCAAGAGACGAAAAAAGACCATAGAACGATACAGGTTGGCTCTTTTCATGAACTTGGCCTGTTAATTTTGACTAGAAAAAGAACGGGAGATTCGTTGCGAAAAAGGTTAATGGTTCCCTGCTCGGTTTGTTCTGGATTGGGACAGGTTCATAGTCCAGAAGCTTTAGCTTTCACTTTACAAAGAGAGCTATTAGAAAAAAGAGATGCTGAAGTTATACATATTGAAGCGACTTCCGATGTAATGGATTGTTTCCAGAAAGGAAGGAACCCTCTCCAAACCCATCTAGAAGAAAGCTTGAAATTTAAGCTTGAGTTTCGTAGGATCGAACATCCTCATCCTTCTTATAAAATAACGCGAATTGATGTATAATAGAAGGCGTGTGTTACTCTATTTTTTATTGACACTATGAGAAATAATATGGTATAGTTTTTGATGTTAGTTTGTAGCACCCGTGCTACAACCGCTCGGTCTTAGGTTATAAGATAAAGGTCCCCTTTACACCTAATGTCGGCGAGTCTGAGTCCATAAGGAGGTGCCAAGTATGTACGCAATTATCGAAACTGGTGGTAAACAACTTAAAGTTGAAGAAGGTCAAGCTATCTTCATTGAAAAGCTAGATGTTGAAGCTGGAGAAACTGTAACTTTTGATAAAGTTCTTTTCGTAGGTGGAGACGCAGTTAAAGTAGGTAGCCCAGTAGTTGAAGGTGCGACTGTAACTGCTAAAGTTGAAAAGCAAGGTCGTCAAAAGAAACTAGTAGTATTCAAGTATAAGGCGAAGAAAAACCAACGCAAAAAGCAAGGTCATCGTCAGCCATATACGAAAGTAGTTATTGAAAAAATCAACGCATAAGGCTGTTGATCAATTATGATTCGAGTAACAGTAAACAAAGATTCGAAAAGAATGACCTCTTTTCTTCTCGAAGGCCATGCTGAATTTGCGGAAGCTGGACA
This genomic stretch from Bacillus carboniphilus harbors:
- the mreD gene encoding rod shape-determining protein MreD, yielding MKKLILPASVLFIFLLEGMYVQFFGSFDAGQEWIFVPRFLFCTLFFIVLFYDRTQGFLYALCFGLLFDIVYTEVLGVYLALFPVLCYVLDRLMRLFHHHLLIIIAVTLLGIVGLEFSVYALNLLLQVTDMGMEQFLEKRLVPTLYFNGIFLILFSFPLRKFIFYLQAKILDE
- the mreC gene encoding rod shape-determining protein MreC → MPQFFLNKRLMFLLVSIIILVALIGFSIRERGQLTWMEQFVKDTTGFVQNIVSKPADAVADIYGSVQDLLNTYEENRLLKSKIQDYHLLDQKVKDLTQENEDLRKVLEKEENLRDFDPIQATVIGRNPDRWHEIIELNKGSVNGIEDNMAVITGDGLIGKIKSTSQFTSTVQLLSSMDPTNRISAIVQGEDEEIKGIIEGFDKDKKVLLLKEIPYDKEVEEGAAVVSSGLGGVFPSDLFIGTIIEVVPDKYGLTQTAYVEPAADMHSINHVIIVKRKATEPVLSFTNEGDEE
- the rplU gene encoding 50S ribosomal protein L21, whose amino-acid sequence is MYAIIETGGKQLKVEEGQAIFIEKLDVEAGETVTFDKVLFVGGDAVKVGSPVVEGATVTAKVEKQGRQKKLVVFKYKAKKNQRKKQGHRQPYTKVVIEKINA
- the radC gene encoding RadC family protein produces the protein MVRDVPQEERPRERFMNEGPTSLSNQDLLALILRTGSHQESVMELSQKLVVKFEGLRMLKDASLEELTSIKGIGTAKAIQLLATFELARRVASLKDTDRYTIRSPEDGANYVMSEMRFLSQEHFVCIYLNTKNQVLHKQTIFIGSLNASIVHPREVFKEAFRRSAASIICFHNHPSGDPAPSREDIEVTKRLAECGKIIGIEVLDHLIIGENRYVSLKEKGYL
- the minD gene encoding septum site-determining protein MinD; translated protein: MGEAIVITSGKGGVGKTTTSANLGTALALQGKKVCLVDTDIGLRNLDVVMGLENRIIYDLVDVVEGRCKLHQALVKDKRFNDLLYLLPAAQTSDKTAVNPEQMEELVERLKQDYDYIIIDCPAGIEQGYKNAVAGADQAIVVTTPEISSVRDADRVIGLLEKEEGMERPKLVINRIRSHMMKNGDMLDVDEIATHLSIELLGIVFDDDQVIKASNDGEPIVMNPNSRASIAYRNIARRILGESVPLQPLDANDKGMFARLKKFFGVRV
- a CDS encoding M23 family metallopeptidase — encoded protein: MNRADEIRKRIAKRKKERVHRESNEKRSLLLPEIEEQHGFERMMSYETGPEKTPTLFRKEVIIFKILASACLFLLTAILFKSTGSSLDSLRVFVEDTFEKDFQFAAVSEWYEDRFGEPLAFLPTDSTENEPNMMVEYAVPASGKVTQSFTINDQGVTIETGKDAPVKAVKEGVVVFAGNKDDTGQTVIIQHSDETITWYGHLKDISVSYNDRVSTGKEVGVVSDSDIGNKGEFYFAIKKGNEFIDPIQVISFE
- the minC gene encoding septum site-determining protein MinC, whose protein sequence is MKTKQNVIIKGTKDGLTLHLDDSCSFSQLLEELEIKLSGHYEGQEDKPLVQVHIQTGLRYLSEDQKEVLSDLVRQKKNLVVGSIHSQVITREEAQKLKEENEIVSVTRVIRSGQVLKVPGDLLLIGDVNPGGTVIAGGNIFVMGVLRGIAHAGFEGNKEAVVVASKMTPSQLRIADSFNRAPDQYDENGHDMECAYIDQEGQIVIDRLQSLIHLRPQLTRILEGGR
- a CDS encoding rod shape-determining protein, whose amino-acid sequence is MFGTRDLGIDLGTANTLVYIKGKGIVLREPSVVAFQTDTKSIVAVGNDAKNMIGRTPGNVVALRPMKDGVIADYDTTATMMKYYIKNALRRGAFARKPYVMVCVPSGITAVEERAVVDATRQAGARDAYTIEEPFAAAIGANLPVWEPTGSMVVDIGGGTTEVAIISLGGIVTSQSIRIAGDEMDDAIISYIRKTYNLMIGDRTAESIKMEIGAACDPEGVDNMEIRGRDLLTGLPKTIEITPEEIAKALHDTVEAIVDAVKVTLEKTPPELAADIMDRGIVLTGGGALLRNMDKVISEETNMPVLIAENPLDCVAIGTGKALDHIHLFKNKAK
- a CDS encoding Rne/Rng family ribonuclease; its protein translation is MNEIIVNMTTSQQRFALLKNGKLEHFYMEQPNNYLPVGTICVGVVKDVVVGMNAAFIEIGEEKLGFLHKEDLPSYQLSGFPLEQKKSMSISKFLHKGEKVIVQVKKEPIGDKGARLTGLVEWPGTHLIYLPYSQYVAVSKKLDSSLAEKWRETAKQWLDGKEGVLIRTSSAEQPEETVYQELLQLKELSQKHVNQLPFTKAPKVLFEPNRMFKELEAFLQRLEGGIIWVDQMDAYKYFQSNLPPSVEWQVRLYQGTEGIFNHYRLEVEIEKLLSKHVWLSNGASLTIDETEALCSIDVNTGKFIGKSHQQQTVLKTNQLAAVEAARQIRLRDLAGIIVIDFIDLKSEELRESVRRTFIQETKKDHRTIQVGSFHELGLLILTRKRTGDSLRKRLMVPCSVCSGLGQVHSPEALAFTLQRELLEKRDAEVIHIEATSDVMDCFQKGRNPLQTHLEESLKFKLEFRRIEHPHPSYKITRIDV
- a CDS encoding Maf family protein, which produces MNPLILASGSPRRSELLKQMDVSFQVHKSGADESLPPNIRPQDAVTELSSRKALEVASQYPNHFVLGADTVVSIQNEILGKPETEEEAFTMLKKLSDTTHQVFTGVTLVVNGQAHSFYEGTDVTFWTLSDEEIKQYIKTGEPFDKAGGYGIQGKGAYFVKEIKGDFYTVMGLPIAKTIRQLKQFGFPV
- a CDS encoding M50 family metallopeptidase — encoded protein: MNKWLLFFKKIHIHPLFWLVMGISMMTARFTEVIVLFTIVFLHELGHGLTAHFFSWRIKKISLLPFGGVAEMDEHGNRPLKEELFVVLAGPLQHVWIQAVLWGLYDNMLIHPDDYKLWASFNATILLINLLPAWPLDGGKLLFVGLSYFCTFRNAHLYTLYVTAVICTLSLITILLWNPYHLNSWVIWLFLLFSLWKEWKQRQYVFIRFLLERYYGKKKIEYRNVHSIQVNPEVPIQDVLDLFHRGRKHNIRVNGSDQSTTLDENELLHAFFADKLYKGKVGDLLYMY